In the genome of Bacteroidales bacterium, one region contains:
- a CDS encoding T9SS type A sorting domain-containing protein, which yields MKKIFSLILMIGFSIMSYSQCNTGCITGNLSITVGQTSTFTSPIAQCTSCYDWDINGNAISSDNQTVGTVKIVGTDMAQTVQIQGVAVGAFSLQLTYFDETGCHTCCFNGNVVGSPCDINQNGIYQLNVLGDEYIKFYTMPSIQSGGVNNFNYLWTFTYQDGSTSTSNVREPYIPINCSNPVVYTTVVITSTICSKTITKNWIPGVCGTLNYSNKIKSTKTIKVSPNPTSSLIKFDGENLSNYKVSIFNSNGIEIIKNSKIDEGISIEKQEKGIYIYILTDENGYKQEGKIIKE from the coding sequence ATGAAAAAAATCTTTTCTTTAATACTTATGATTGGTTTTTCAATTATGAGTTATTCGCAATGTAATACTGGTTGTATTACTGGAAATTTATCAATTACTGTGGGACAAACCTCTACTTTTACATCACCTATTGCCCAATGTACAAGTTGCTATGATTGGGATATTAATGGTAATGCTATATCATCAGACAATCAAACTGTTGGAACAGTTAAGATTGTTGGAACAGATATGGCACAAACTGTTCAAATACAAGGTGTAGCTGTTGGTGCTTTCAGTTTGCAATTAACTTATTTTGATGAAACTGGGTGTCATACTTGTTGTTTTAATGGAAATGTGGTTGGATCACCATGTGATATTAACCAGAATGGAATATATCAGTTAAATGTATTAGGGGATGAATATATTAAATTTTATACTATGCCATCAATTCAATCAGGCGGTGTAAATAATTTTAACTATTTATGGACTTTTACATATCAAGATGGTTCAACTTCAACTTCAAATGTGAGAGAACCATATATTCCAATTAATTGTTCAAATCCCGTTGTATATACTACCGTTGTAATTACTTCAACAATTTGCTCAAAAACTATCACAAAAAATTGGATCCCTGGTGTTTGTGGAACATTAAATTATTCGAATAAAATAAAATCAACAAAAACTATTAAGGTTTCACCAAACCCAACATCATCATTAATTAAATTTGATGGAGAAAATTTGTCTAATTATAAAGTTTCAATTTTTAATAGTAATGGAATTGAAATTATTAAAAACTCAAAAATTGACGAAGGCATTAGTATAGAAAAGCAAGAGAAAGGAATTTATATTTACATATTAACAGATGAAAATGGTTATAAACAGGAAGGCAAAATAATAAAAGAATAA
- a CDS encoding DUF262 domain-containing protein, with protein MDKTVKAKEFRNIFQNSLKINARSMSVKTLLSERNLKRIDYSPYYQRNYVWDNVKQTFFIESIILGTEVPPIILFKSGTKIEVIDGRQRFETLKRFKENSFSLSINGLKELQILNKQSFNKLSEFNKEIFLNSNIRIFEFEVINQPNLNDDIIDSIKKEIFRRYNTGITSLTREELDNAKYDDDDFSDLFKDELKNNIDFFKDFNHCFFPKDSFYENSNNDGLINKNVDFIRRFRILSSFPISTYASGSSRTEIFDLLYDFTKNSVEDISSEFNNFLSIIKKVLFIFKKLSNEKLLSNKLIYECIFWALTVLDKEEKEFTFNEEIFIDHFNKNISIYSEDSSYYSKNVVARFLDTADFFKSFTDCNFDIYIKNEDFKTRVGELKQTDVDAAKSIEDLSNLRLHKPNPISTPVDEIRNDLKTTNYLLRPSYQRQEKISTIKASGIIESILLGINLPPIFIYKRAKNVKEIVDGQQRLLAIIAFLGEQFYNEDGKLTYSKNNNYKLKGLKILTDLEGKNFSALTEDLRDKILDFVLDLIIIEESINDKFDPVDLFIRLNYKPYPIKNNSFEMWNSIVNFEVIKKIKSVSNDPLNDWFFIRERQEGKPDRMVNEELITILSYISYNNNDSISEVIGLFPRQDRITCRIKNKSALGDFLINLDNVETDKLTFIESINKTNTLISYFASLFDNIPTKEVLNDFLNVKGSRTFRRSLQDFYVIWIVIDKIPTDKFTTFKKEILDDIRNLLSVLKNASDEIVDGEYLRRFIEMLDSLEKKYN; from the coding sequence ATGGACAAAACAGTTAAAGCAAAAGAGTTTAGAAATATTTTTCAGAACTCATTAAAAATAAATGCAAGAAGCATGTCTGTAAAGACTCTCTTAAGTGAAAGAAATCTTAAGAGGATTGACTATAGCCCATATTACCAAAGAAATTACGTATGGGACAATGTTAAGCAAACATTTTTTATTGAAAGCATTATCCTTGGAACCGAAGTTCCTCCAATAATTTTATTTAAAAGTGGTACGAAAATCGAGGTAATAGATGGTAGGCAACGGTTTGAAACACTAAAAAGGTTTAAAGAGAATAGTTTTTCTTTAAGCATAAATGGGCTAAAAGAATTACAAATATTAAATAAGCAATCTTTTAATAAATTATCAGAGTTTAATAAAGAAATATTCTTAAATTCAAACATACGAATATTTGAATTTGAAGTAATAAATCAACCAAATCTAAATGATGATATAATAGATAGCATTAAAAAGGAAATATTTCGTAGATATAATACTGGAATTACTTCATTAACTAGAGAAGAACTAGATAATGCCAAATATGATGATGATGATTTTTCTGATTTATTTAAAGATGAACTAAAGAATAATATTGATTTCTTTAAAGATTTTAATCACTGTTTCTTTCCAAAAGATTCTTTTTATGAAAATTCAAATAATGATGGGCTTATTAATAAAAATGTCGATTTCATTAGACGATTTAGAATATTAAGTAGTTTCCCTATATCAACCTATGCATCAGGATCAAGTCGAACTGAAATTTTTGATTTATTGTATGATTTTACAAAAAATAGCGTTGAAGATATTAGTTCTGAATTTAACAATTTTCTTTCAATTATTAAAAAGGTATTATTTATTTTCAAAAAACTATCAAATGAAAAATTACTTTCAAATAAACTTATTTATGAATGTATTTTTTGGGCTCTAACTGTTTTGGACAAAGAAGAAAAAGAATTTACTTTTAATGAAGAAATATTTATTGACCATTTTAATAAGAATATTTCTATCTATTCTGAGGATAGCAGTTATTATTCAAAAAATGTTGTTGCAAGATTTCTGGATACTGCAGACTTTTTCAAATCATTTACTGATTGCAACTTTGACATTTATATTAAGAATGAAGATTTTAAAACAAGGGTTGGTGAACTTAAACAAACTGATGTAGATGCAGCAAAGTCAATTGAAGATCTTTCAAATCTTAGGCTTCATAAACCTAATCCTATTTCTACTCCAGTTGATGAAATAAGAAATGATTTAAAGACTACAAACTATTTATTAAGACCATCGTATCAAAGACAAGAAAAGATTTCTACAATAAAAGCTTCTGGTATAATTGAAAGCATTTTACTTGGCATAAATTTACCTCCCATCTTTATTTATAAAAGAGCGAAAAACGTAAAAGAAATAGTCGATGGACAACAACGTTTATTGGCTATTATTGCATTTCTTGGTGAACAATTTTATAATGAAGATGGCAAATTAACTTATTCAAAAAATAACAATTACAAATTAAAAGGTTTAAAAATTCTAACTGACCTAGAAGGAAAAAACTTTAGTGCATTAACAGAAGATCTACGTGATAAAATACTTGACTTTGTTTTGGATTTAATTATTATTGAAGAATCTATTAATGATAAATTTGATCCTGTAGATCTCTTTATAAGGTTGAATTATAAGCCATATCCTATAAAAAATAATTCTTTTGAAATGTGGAATTCAATAGTGAATTTTGAAGTAATTAAAAAAATTAAAAGTGTAAGTAATGATCCATTAAATGATTGGTTCTTCATTCGAGAAAGGCAAGAAGGAAAACCCGACAGAATGGTTAATGAGGAACTAATAACTATTTTATCATATATTAGTTACAATAATAATGATTCAATTAGTGAAGTAATTGGTCTATTTCCGAGACAAGATAGAATTACGTGTAGAATAAAAAACAAATCTGCTTTAGGTGATTTCTTAATAAACTTGGATAATGTTGAAACTGATAAATTAACTTTTATTGAATCAATTAATAAAACCAACACACTTATTAGTTATTTTGCTTCTCTTTTTGATAATATTCCTACCAAAGAAGTATTAAATGATTTCCTAAATGTTAAAGGTAGCAGAACATTCAGACGATCACTTCAAGACTTTTATGTTATTTGGATTGTCATTGATAAAATTCCTACTGATAAATTCACAACATTCAAAAAAGAAATTTTAGATGACATTAGAAATTTGCTTTCTGTTCTTAAAAATGCATCTGATGAGATAGTTGATGGTGAATATTTAAGAAGATTTATAGAGATGTTAGACTCGTTAGAAAAAAAATACAACTAA
- a CDS encoding RND transporter has protein sequence MKKKIIIAIAALVILIVIFFVFGTSEKDKAAPQFVKVSNGLFEVLVTVTGELKAQNSEDIEAPTELRGRSFRISDVKIQDLIPEGTVVDSGAYVATLDRSALSNRLKEIEDELEKSQQGYLKTQLDTTLTLRELRNSLINLKFEMEEKQIVVDQSKYEPPATQRQSQINLDRSSRSYSQALYNYTLKREQAEASMKEVAINLEKQKRERQDMMGIMNKFVIHAPKPGMVIYYREWSGQKRKVGSTISPWDLTVATLPDLSVMNSKTYVNEIDISKIKKGQIVRVGVDAFPEKKYSGEVTEVANIGEQLPNTDAKVFEVVIRVNGFDPILRPSMTTSNQIITNVYENVQSLPLEAIHADDSLSYVYTKKGKKQIVVTGEMNENYIVIEKGLSSNDEVYLSVPEKPESFDLAGKELISIIKEKIKNKKLNEEKLRSEQEMQMRPGKR, from the coding sequence ATGAAAAAGAAAATCATAATTGCCATTGCAGCCCTAGTTATTCTAATAGTTATATTCTTTGTTTTTGGGACATCGGAAAAGGATAAAGCTGCGCCGCAGTTTGTAAAGGTATCGAATGGTCTTTTTGAGGTGCTGGTTACCGTAACGGGTGAGCTTAAGGCGCAAAACTCGGAGGATATTGAGGCACCTACAGAGCTAAGGGGAAGGAGTTTCCGTATTTCCGATGTCAAAATTCAAGATCTTATCCCAGAGGGAACCGTTGTTGATTCAGGGGCTTATGTGGCAACCCTAGATAGATCTGCATTAAGCAATAGGCTAAAGGAGATTGAGGATGAGCTTGAAAAGAGCCAACAGGGCTACCTAAAAACCCAACTCGATACTACGCTAACGCTACGTGAACTTAGGAATTCGCTTATCAACCTTAAGTTCGAGATGGAGGAGAAGCAGATTGTTGTAGATCAATCGAAATACGAACCGCCAGCCACACAGCGTCAGTCGCAGATTAATTTGGATAGATCCAGCCGCTCGTACTCTCAGGCTTTGTACAACTATACGCTAAAGAGGGAGCAAGCTGAGGCTTCGATGAAAGAGGTGGCCATAAACCTTGAAAAGCAAAAGCGCGAAAGGCAGGATATGATGGGCATCATGAATAAGTTTGTGATACATGCGCCAAAACCGGGTATGGTTATCTACTACCGTGAGTGGAGCGGTCAGAAACGTAAAGTAGGGTCAACCATCAGCCCATGGGATTTAACGGTTGCAACGCTGCCGGATCTTTCGGTAATGAATTCGAAAACTTATGTGAATGAGATTGATATCAGCAAGATAAAAAAAGGTCAAATTGTTAGGGTTGGAGTAGATGCTTTTCCTGAGAAAAAGTATAGCGGTGAGGTTACTGAGGTTGCAAATATCGGTGAGCAATTGCCCAATACCGATGCTAAGGTTTTTGAGGTTGTAATCCGGGTTAACGGATTCGATCCTATCCTTCGTCCATCCATGACTACTAGTAATCAGATAATTACTAATGTGTATGAGAATGTACAATCGCTACCTTTAGAGGCTATTCATGCTGATGATAGCTTAAGCTATGTTTATACCAAAAAGGGGAAGAAACAAATTGTTGTAACGGGCGAGATGAACGAAAACTATATCGTTATCGAAAAGGGGTTAAGCAGTAATGATGAGGTTTACCTTTCGGTTCCTGAAAAGCCAGAATCGTTTGATCTTGCTGGTAAAGAGTTAATTTCAATTATTAAAGAGAAGATAAAAAACAAAAAACTTAATGAGGAGAAACTAAGATCAGAACAGGAGATGCAGATGAGACCGGGGAAGAGGTAG
- a CDS encoding FtsX-like permease family protein codes for MYKRYVHDINIAIESILANKLKSILTALGIIFGVAAVISMLAIGKGAQKEILDQIKMVGVNNILIIPIFEAPDEQQAQEENGNKQKRKFSPGLTLADVDAIKQIIPSVTKISPEISLNSFVQYEGVRVPAKIMGVSNDYFDLYNLPIEEGVFFNDYQEEHGIPVCIIGGNIKSKFFSKIDPIGQYIKFGQIWLKVIGVLRKTELTVSGFQNVGVNVYNDNVYLPAKSMLLRYQNRALVNSRKVSEGNRFFGGGMMFSFGGDTKSQAPKNYHQLDKVIVQVAETQDINSTTEVLSRMMLRRHEEVKDFEITVPELLLKQQERTKDIFNIVLGAIASISLIVGGIGIMNIMFASVMERIKEIGTRMAIGAKKADIIAQFLSEAVLISVTGGFIGIIVGFILTKLITHFAGILTIISPLSVLVAFGVSAAVGVIFGLSPAKRAADKDPIESLRYE; via the coding sequence ATGTACAAAAGGTATGTACACGATATTAATATTGCCATTGAATCTATACTGGCTAATAAGCTGAAATCAATTCTTACAGCGTTAGGGATTATATTCGGTGTGGCGGCTGTAATTAGCATGTTGGCTATTGGGAAAGGTGCTCAAAAGGAGATTCTGGATCAGATAAAGATGGTGGGAGTTAATAACATACTTATCATTCCCATTTTTGAAGCACCAGATGAGCAGCAGGCACAGGAAGAGAATGGCAATAAACAAAAACGTAAATTTTCTCCAGGTCTAACCCTAGCCGATGTTGATGCTATTAAGCAAATTATCCCATCTGTTACAAAAATCAGCCCGGAGATTAGCCTAAACTCATTCGTTCAGTACGAAGGCGTTCGTGTTCCTGCAAAGATTATGGGTGTTTCGAACGATTATTTCGATTTATATAATCTTCCCATAGAGGAAGGTGTTTTCTTCAACGATTATCAGGAAGAGCATGGAATTCCAGTTTGTATAATTGGCGGGAATATTAAATCTAAATTTTTTAGCAAGATCGATCCTATTGGACAGTATATAAAGTTTGGGCAGATTTGGCTAAAGGTGATTGGTGTACTAAGAAAAACAGAACTAACAGTTAGCGGGTTTCAGAATGTTGGCGTAAATGTTTATAACGATAATGTTTATTTACCAGCAAAAAGCATGTTGCTAAGATATCAAAACAGAGCATTGGTGAATTCGAGGAAAGTATCCGAAGGGAATAGATTTTTTGGTGGCGGAATGATGTTTTCTTTTGGTGGCGATACAAAATCCCAAGCACCCAAAAACTACCATCAGCTCGATAAGGTTATTGTTCAGGTTGCTGAAACGCAAGATATCAACTCTACAACCGAAGTTCTTAGTAGAATGATGCTTCGCAGGCACGAGGAGGTTAAGGACTTTGAAATTACTGTTCCCGAATTGCTACTAAAGCAGCAGGAGAGAACAAAGGATATTTTCAATATAGTACTTGGTGCAATTGCCAGTATATCTCTAATTGTTGGGGGGATTGGTATTATGAATATTATGTTTGCCTCGGTAATGGAGCGTATCAAGGAGATTGGAACTCGCATGGCTATTGGAGCAAAAAAGGCCGATATAATTGCACAATTCCTTTCCGAAGCCGTTCTTATCAGTGTAACCGGTGGTTTTATTGGAATCATTGTAGGTTTTATACTCACTAAGCTGATTACCCATTTTGCTGGAATACTAACAATAATAAGCCCTCTATCCGTTTTAGTGGCATTTGGGGTTTCGGCTGCGGTGGGTGTAATCTTTGGATTATCGCCTGCTAAACGAGCCGCCGATAAAGATCCTATTGAATCGTTGCGTTATGAATAG